Proteins from one Molothrus aeneus isolate 106 chromosome 27, BPBGC_Maene_1.0, whole genome shotgun sequence genomic window:
- the MADCAM1 gene encoding mucosal addressin cell adhesion molecule 1 has product MEPAPVLLLLGSLWGCSGGPAQRLVVTPREPVVPFGGSTELNCSLACAGSRVEWRGLDTALGTISSFSTHSILHIRHATVATEGLKICEGKCHGQHYQESVRLKVYALPDTLRLEAAPHTLRPGHPANLTCSATRLYPLDGLVLTWYRGQQVVENLTGLDCKDADEEELCNIVSSLSVKGTEVAEGVEFRCEVTLHVGQETFSRVASLVASAEAVMTPTMATSTGSSSTATVATTSLPPGPGAPPGDPTTAQDPSAGTTLHLAAATSSPSTEPSAPQDPMATTHTADVATSTLPAATGPPLGTVPTCSLQIWSLPPTGTRGRALRIECHARCPGNATVGWLRTPAALGQYREESAGSSSALRLDSAEPWHQGHYQCVLLGHRAQVASLEVLVVDDSFSSSPAIAMGTAGSLLGLIATAAVSRRLWKRFRSR; this is encoded by the exons ATGGAGCCGGCTcctgtccttctcctcctcGGCTCGCTGTGGGGCTGCAGCG gtgGCCCCGCTCAGCGGCTGGTGGTGACACCGCGGGAGCCCGTGGTGCCCTTCGGGGGCTCGACAGAGCTGAACTGCTCCTTGGCCTGCGCAGGGAGCAGGGTGGAGTGGAGGGGgttggacacagccctggggaccaTCTCGTCCTTCTCCACCCACAGCATCCTGCACATCAGGCACGCCACAGTGGCCACGGAGGGTTTGAAGATCTGCGAGGGCAAATGCCACGGGCAGCACTACCAGGAAAGTGTCAGACTGAAGGTTTATG ccctcccagacacgctgaggctggaggcagctcccCACACCCTGCGCCCAGGGCACCCTGCCAACCTGACCTGCTCGGCCACGCGCCTGTATCCCCTCGATGGGCTGGTCCTCACCTGGTACCGGGGGCAGCAGGTGGTGGAGAACCTTACAGGGCTTGACTGCAAGGATGCTGATGAGGAGGAGCTGTGTAACATCGTTTCCAGCCTGTCGGTGAAGGGGACAGAGGTGGCAGAAGGGGTGGAGTTCAGGTGCGAGGTGACGCTGCACGTTGGGCAGGAGACCTTCAGCAGGGTGGCATCTCTGGTGGCAAGTGCTGAGG CTGTGATGACACCAACCATGGCCACCTCCACGgggagctccagcacagccaccgTGGCCACCACATCACTCCCTCCAGGGCCAGGTGCCCCTCCAGGTGACCCCACGACAGCACAGGACCCCAGCGCTGGCACCACTCTGCATCTGGCTGCTGCCACCAGTTCCCCTTCCACGGAGCCCTCTGCGCCCCAGGACCCCATGGCAACCACCCACACGGCAGATGTGGCCACCAGCACTCTCCCTGCGGCGACAGGGCCACCTCTGGGGACAGTGCccacctgcagcctgcagaTATGGTCGCTGCCTCCCACCGGGACGCGGGGCAGGGCTCTGCGCATCGAGTGCCACGCTCGGTGCCCCGGGAACGCCACGGTGGGCTGGCTCCGGACCCCCGCAGCCCTCGGGCAGTACCGGGAGGAGTCTGCGGGCAGCAGCTCCGCCCTGCGGCTGGACAGCGCCGAGCCCTGGCACCAGGGCCACTACCAGTGCGTCCTGCTCGGCCACCGCGCCCAGGTGGCcagcctggaggtgctggtggtggATG ATTCcttcagctccagccctgccatcgCTATGGGCACAGCGGGATCGCTCTTGGGGCTCATCGCGACCGCTGCCGTGTCTCGACGCCTGTGGAAGAGGTTCAGATCTCGGTAG
- the TPGS1 gene encoding tubulin polyglutamylase complex subunit 1 — protein MAAYEKRRAAAAPVSAGGSGLPEPGRAAAEGGGPAEGSAAEFLMRAGVTAMVREALLKVLEARPAEPVSFLAEYFERLVLAEAAGEPPGPPQRLARALWYVCLAHHSHRTAFDSNAGAAYEVLGCGGRRRAAGVDGRLYSELLRRICQRGAAPAEAAAELLRRVRCRDHEAVPFDVFRYGVLTCCVLLEFAAKADALFAVLGAGDSADSRLCQAVLRALEDALGAGHGPRPGRYLEAGSRLGPDRLALAMDQALQERKLGSSMSREEFLRKATALFIAKVKPVE, from the exons ATGGCAGCGTACGAGAAGCGGCGAGCGGCCGCCGCCCCGGTATCGGCGGGGGGCAGCGGGCTGCCGGAAccggggcgggcagcggcggaGGGTGGCGGGCCGGCGGAGGGCAGCGCGGCGGAGTTCCTGATGCGAGCCGGCGTCACGGCCATGGTGCGGGAGGCGCTGCTCAAGGTGCTGGAGGCGCGGCCCGCTGAGCCCGTGTCCTTCCTGGCCGAGTACTTCGAGCGGCTGGTGCTGGCGGAGGCAGCGGGGGAACCCCCGGGGCCACCGCAGCGCCTGGCCCGGGCGCTGTGGTACGTGTGCCTGGCTCATCACTCGCACAG GACGGCCTTTGACAGCAACGCCGGCGCGGCCTACGAGGTGCTGGGctgcggcgggcggcggcgggcggcgggcgtgGACGGGCGGCTCTACAGCGAGCTGCTGAGGCGCATCTGCCagcgcggggcggccccggccgaGGCGGCGGCCGAGCTGCTGCGCCGCGTCCGCTGCCGCGACCACGAGGCCGTCCCGTTCGACGTGTTCCGCTACGGCGTCCTCACCTGCTGCGTGCTGCTGGAGTTCGCGGCCAAAGCCGACGCGCTGTTCGCCGTGCTGGGCGCCGGGGACTCGGCGGACAGCCGGCTGTGCCAGGCGGTGCTGCGGGCGCTGGAGGACGCGCTGGGAGCCGGGCACGGCCCGCGGCCCGGCCGCTACCTGGAGGCGGGCTCCAGGCTGGGCCCCGACAGGCTGGCACTGGCCATGGACCAGGCGCTGCAGGAGAGGAAGCTGGGCTCCTCCATGAGCAGGGAGGAGTTCCTGAGGAAAGCCACGGCGCTGTTCATAGCCAAGGTGAAGCCTGTGGAGTGA
- the CDC34 gene encoding ubiquitin-conjugating enzyme E2 R1, which translates to MARPAVPSSQKALLLELKGLQEEPVEGFRVGLVDEGDLYTWDVAIFGPPDTHYEGGYFKARLRFPIDYPYSPPAFRFLTKMWHPNIYETGDVCISILHPPVDDPQSGELPSERWNPTQNVRTILLSVISLLNEPNTFSPANVDASVMYRKWKESKGKDREYTDIIRKQVLGTKVDAERDGVKVPTTLAEYCVKTKTPAPDEGSDLFYDDYYEDDEMEEEAESCYGDEDDSGNEES; encoded by the exons ATGGCGCGGCCCGCCGTGCCCAGCTCGCAGAAGgcgctgctgctggagctcaaggggctgcaggaggagcccgTGGAGGGGTTCCGGGTCGGGCTGGTGGACGAAGGGGACCTGTACACCTGGGACGTGGCCATCTTCGGACCCCCGGACACACACTACGAGGGCGGATACTTCAAG GCTCGTCTCCGCTTTCCCATCGACTACCCCTACTCTCCTCCTGCCTTCAGGTTCCTAACCAAAATGTGGCACCCCAATATCTACGAG ACAGGTGATGTCTGCATCTCCATCCTGCACCCGCCCGTGGATGACCCTCAGAGTGGGGAGCTGCCCTCGGAGCGCTGGAACCCCACCCAGAACGTGCG AACCATTCTGCTGAGTGTGATCTCGCTGCTGAATGAGCCCAACACGTTTTCCCCAGCCAACGTGGACGCCTCGGTGATGTACCGCAAGTGGAAGGAGAGCAAAGGGAAGGACCGGGAGTACACAGACATCATCAG GAAGCAGGTGCTGGGCACCAAGGTGGATGCTGAGCGGGATGGAGTGAAGGTCCCCACCACGCTGGCTGAGTACTGTGTGAAGACCAAGACTCCAGCCCCAGATGAGGGCTCAGACCTCTTTTACGATGACTATTATGAGGATGATGAGatggaggaggaagcagagagTTGTTACGGTGATGAGGATGACTCCGGCAATGAGGAATCTTGA